The segment TGACATGCTGTAACCTCTCCCATAAGCAAAATTATGTTGAATTACTAATTGGCACCTTATGACAATAGAACAAAGGGTGACCTTTTACAAGTTGAAATTGATGTGGTTTGGATAAAGATCATTTTAAGCCTTTTATTTAAGTATTGTGTACTGATATAAGTAATATAGACCACATTTTTGATGCACATGCattatatcattttattaaaaGCAAAATGGTCTAAAAGTGAAGAAtacctttttctcttgctctcctgtAAAATAGCCACACTGCAACATGCTCCAGTATCTTCACATCTTAATGCTTGTCACTCATAATgtgatatattaaaatatattaggaTGAAGGACCAGGCCACTTGCAAGCTGAGTGTAATTTTGATCTGTAAAGTTGACATATGTTTATTGCATAAAAGATGTAAACAAGGTTGGAGAATACTGAAGTGAACTAGCAATGtcagtattatgtatgtatagattggtGTCCATACttattgcacatacatatattttgatacagGAAAACTAACTTTGGCCTCTTAACCCAACCACCTCAGATTTACGGTCTGTCCCCTGTTGTCTTGCGTGCCTTTTGTTACAGCTAGCTAGGAGTCTCTCAGTAGGCCCctgtgaccaatcctgatttccccactccttgaattggcgtggaaatgtttttttctttttaatgcaattgatatcagtgttgttgatgttattgatgttatgattaaattatttaaatcttggtaacatttaacttaacaaaaaaatacaaaagacctttccaaaagtcaaggaaatggataaacaataactgactccttggtgattaagcacttgtagagccatctatgtgtaaatacaataaataaacttgtattacagtgggcatggcatgtattcttcccATCTGTGCTGATTGGGTTAAGCTTCTCAGAAACAAACTGTTTCATTTTGGGTGATTCTCTCCGGCAACAGTGATAGGATGCTTGACAAGATTGGATGCATATTGCTCGGAGAAAATGGGTGGGAATTTTTTTGTGGGATATAAACTACTTTTACCCTTGTGAGATCTACCAGCCTAAGGGTCAGCTgtaaacaaattattattatatggccCTCACCTCATAGAAACTGTACTTTGAATTTCACAGTACAGATCATTGATTATGATCACtttattttttagattatatatttatttttgttttatcatgtatttattttattattcaaaattcacttttatttacttttatcacaAGCAGGAATGAATGAAAATCAAACCACTTTACATTGTTGACATTAGCCAGTCATTGAATGTTTCAAAAGATAGATTTTCAACACTAAGAGTCATTTCTGccttgatttttaaaatttgAGTGAAACTGTAGTTGAATCTTAACTTTAACAAGTACTTTTATTTAGTAAGTACTTTTTAGTTCTTTATGGTGTCTTTGCCAGTTTCCTGTCTGATAGTGTAAGCTAATGTTGCATATTTCTTCTGTAAAGCAatatatggatgaataaattaataaatttgcAAGGAGACAAAGCCATTTTATCCATTCTATTTGTAATTCATTTATGAGATTCCACCTGAATGATGTCAGTGCTGTTTACATTCACCAGTTTGGGTATGTGCTCACGACATTTTAGGTTCCTCCCTCTATATTTGTCCTCATCTTTCCAGTCACAGCAGTTTTCTCATTGCTGTGGTTTTGCAGACCTCAAAGTGCTATGCCACAGCATGACTGAGCTTTTACATTTTCATGATTTAAATATTGAatttgtctttattcttttttcatacttaaaggttaaaggtttacAATTGCGGTACAATAGTCTGTTGAGTGAGACTGTgaacagaaatatgtattttttaagctGACAAAAACTATTTgcatgaatacattcatacacaaccCACTACTGATAACTTGAAATTATCCTTCACTTTTAAAATATagctaaagaaataaaaagagagagagagaaagaaaaaagaaaaatactggaACCATAAGGAAACCATTTTTGCTATTGCTACATGGTAGTTTGAATTTCACATGCATTGAATGCATACAACACTTCCTCTGTTAAATGTCACATCAGAGGAATTTAAAGATACTCTTGAATTCCAAAAATCACAAGATTTACTGTCCATGTACCTGTTATGTAAACATCTAGGTTTCGTCTTTTCACCTGAAAAATGTCTGTCActcacattatattattatcctttcagGTGGATGGAAAAACAATAAAGGCACAGATCTGGGATACTGCAGGCCAAGAGCGGTATCGAGCCATCACTTCAGCTTACTATAGGGGTGCTGTGGGTGCTTTACTGGTATATGATATTGCCAAGCTACTCACTTACACTAATGTAGAACGTTGGCTGAAAGAGCTCAGAGATCATGCAGATCAGAATATTGTCATCATGCTTGTAGGTAAGCTGTATGTTTTCACACTGTGTACCTGGATGGTCATGAGCTGGGAAATAGTGTGGAAAAGCTTTCAGGGATTTATTTATTAAGGGGGGGGCTTTTGTGTGTGGTTCTTTCGATTATTTGGATGAAGGTGAGACAGGTTAAAGGATAGAAATaaagtgtatatttgtgtatgaaaaTTTCTTTTACCAGATATAATTTTAGAAGTGcatctcttttacttcttcttttaatGTGTTTTTCCAAGATTTCATGTAATTAAGTAATCTGGAAATGACAGTCACTACAGAGCTATTGAGATGGTTTTCTTGTTACATGCAATTGGGAATTTGATATGAGTGTTTTTTTactaaaaggagaaggaaaattaatTTGAAACCTAATAGTAAGTCAATTGAAGgtcttcattgttttattttctaatggGAATGGTGGGAATTCTTAGCATCACACTACAACAACTTGCATCTGGTTGCAGGTAACAAATCTGACTTGCGTCACCTGCGGTCAGTTCCCACAGAAGAGGCCAAGGCATTTGCAGAAAAGGAGGGACTGTCCTTCATTGAGACCTCGGCTCTTGACTCCACTAATGTAGAGACGGCCTTCCATAACATTCTTACAGGTAGGTGCACAGGACGGTAGGAGAGTGACGTACTGTCTTGGTTACTTGGTACGATATCCTATAACATGTGAATGTTACTTTGAGTGTATTTTGTAGTTTTTGGATTGATATAACAATTatgcatctttttttcttttttttttatcctaatatTGTTACAGTTGTTaatgttattcattttatttgtttactactTTTCTAACAAGAAGACATTTGCTGAGTTTGCTTTATGAGTTTTGCATTTGTACTGTTTTTGTCCAAATTATTCATAACTCATTTTAGAAGAGCATTGACTATAGTTTTTTGAATGAATTGACCTAGCAGTCTTGAATGATATTTTTTAAGTGATACATGAATGCCTTGTTTAGCTTTTACAGAAAGACTGAAGATGCATTTTGATAAATATAGGGAACAATTTTTAGCAGAGGAAAACTGTAGCTCTTGATAATTGCCTTAAGAGACTTGTGTTATTAGCCATAGATGAAAGAGGCTGCTGTGAATTTGATAAAAGTTATTTTTATCAACAAAGAAGACAATGCTGAGGTCACTTGAAGTGTTTGTTGCACATGACCAAGCATTGGTTAAGGCCATGGCAAGACACCACATAGAACAGTCATTATGAGCTGTTTAATCTAGATCAGTATGTTGGGGACAATTTAGCATCTTTTGAATGgaatttttttgtgattatttttccttttggttgatatttatttacacatttccatatttatttatttatttgctttttttttttttttttttttccgatggtttgttttcctgtcctgtgtttatttaaagaaaacaaatattatacaGAAGTGTTTACACAAAGTATAAGTATTAACCATACTATGTATTAGTACTTTTCCATTGAATTTGTGCAAACTTTAACTTCTTCATGATTTaatgtttatatccatatttcCAATAAATCCTGCAATATAACTTTCTTAATGTTAAAATTCCTTTTGCAGGAGTAAACTAGGGATGATATTTTAAACAACTCCAGTGCATGTTACAAAGATTTTGACAGATTACCTTGTAAAATTGTCATGCAAATATTACTGGGTATATATTGCTTAGAAATATTATAAATGTCAGATACCTTTGCCTGAGCAGTACAGCCAAATCCATGTCACAAATGCAAAGACTTGATGAACTTGAACTTTTTAACATCCATAAATGGTGACGATAGATGAGCAAATTGAATAAGATCACATTTCAGGATATGACTAACTGTACTATCCTGTTCCTTAAAATGGTTTGTACGTCAACATttctattaccaccaccaccttcctactcctcctcttcctcctcttctccttccccttccccctcttctccttccccttccccctc is part of the Penaeus chinensis breed Huanghai No. 1 chromosome 2, ASM1920278v2, whole genome shotgun sequence genome and harbors:
- the LOC125029718 gene encoding ras-related protein Rab-11B-like isoform X3 translates to MGNRDDEYDYLFKVVLIGDSGVGKSNLLSRFTRNEFNLESKSTIGVEFATRSIEVDGKTIKAQIWDTAGQERYRAITSAYYRGAVGALLVYDIAKLLTYTNVERWLKELRDHADQNIVIMLVGNKSDLRHLRSVPTEEAKAFAEKEGLSFIETSALDSTNVETAFHNILTEIYRIVSRQQLPESGTMEPPGGNSFTVEPTEPPSGSSSNNCCAR
- the LOC125029718 gene encoding ras-related protein Rab-11A-like isoform X1, which encodes MGNRDDEYDYLFKVVLIGDSGVGKSNLLSRFTRNEFNLESKSTIGVEFATRSIEVDGKTIKAQIWDTAGQERYRAITSAYYRGAVGALLVYDIAKLLTYTNVERWLKELRDHADQNIVIMLVGNKSDLRHLRSVPTEEAKAFAEKEGLSFIETSALDSTNVETAFHNILTEIYRIVSQKQIRDPHDHDDSPTADVKAIHVEPTVNAESVRRQCCQQ
- the LOC125029718 gene encoding ras-related protein Rab-11A-like isoform X2, whose product is MHIPKKPFWKCFVVLIGDSGVGKSNLLSRFTRNEFNLESKSTIGVEFATRSIEVDGKTIKAQIWDTAGQERYRAITSAYYRGAVGALLVYDIAKLLTYTNVERWLKELRDHADQNIVIMLVGNKSDLRHLRSVPTEEAKAFAEKEGLSFIETSALDSTNVETAFHNILTEIYRIVSQKQIRDPHDHDDSPTADVKAIHVEPTVNAESVRRQCCQQ